The genomic DNA ACAACCTGCTGCTGTACTTGACCAACCGGCACAGCAACGAACTGCTGCGTCTGCGGCCTCTGAACCTGGGTAACTGGCACCGCAACTTGGAcgtactgctgctgctgctgctgctgctgctgctgctgctgcacctgcACCCTCACCCGCAGctgaggctgttgctgaacCCTAACAGCCTGCTGCACCGGCCTGCCCTGCGCCTGAGTACTAACCCTCACcttctgctgttgttgctgcccctGACCCTGTTTAACAGGCCTCACAACAACCTTCCCCTGCCCCGGCGTGGGAAAAGCAGGCAAGGCATCCGGGTTCGGATTTTTGACGATCTTTTTCTTGCCCTTTGCAACCTCAAACGCGTCAGGCAGGTAGCTTATCGTGCCTGCTTGCACCCCGCTAGGGCTGGGTTTGGTCAAGTACATCACATTTACTGTTTTGAACTGTCTCGGCGTCACCCCCttctggggaggtggtggaccaCGAGGAGCGGGGACGCCTTGCGGGGCGAGGCCGGCGATGTAGAGGTCCCATTGGCgttgggggttgagggcgaGGTAGGAGGATCGGTAGAAGGATTGGTTTTCGCCTGTGGGTTTGGCGCGACGGAGGGACTCGCGGCCTGGAGGGGGAGCGGCGGTGCGTTTGTTGGGGGTGACGACTTTgacggctttggtggtggtggttttgagtTTTTTCCAGGTGGAGGTTCGGCGGATGAGAACGCCTTGGGAAGGATTAGTAGGGGGCTTaaagggagggaaaggggaagggggagacgTGCCGATTACTTGTCCATCTTGGATTGCGACTTGctgtggttgaggttggggttgtggtttggtggttttgtgttttttggtggtgaacaTTTTGGTGGAGATCTCACTGAGGTGATGAGATTG from Podospora pseudoanserina strain CBS 124.78 chromosome 2, whole genome shotgun sequence includes the following:
- a CDS encoding hypothetical protein (EggNog:ENOG503PYE8), with the translated sequence MFTTKKHKTTKPQPQPQPQQVAIQDGQVIGVLIRRTSTWKKLKTTTTKAVKVVTPNKRTAAPPPGRESLRRAKPTGENQSFYRSSYLALNPQRQWDLYIAGLAPQGVPAPRGPPPPQKGVTPRQFKTVNVMYLTKPSPSGVQAGTISYLPDAFEVAKGKKKIVKNPNPDALPAFPTPGQGKVVVRPVKQGQGQQQQQKVRVSTQAQGRPVQQAVRVQQQPQLRVRVQQQQQQQQQYVQVAVPVTQVQRPQTQQFVAVPVGQVQQQVVRPVSQVVQRPVQQQQRQQRPQTQFVTVPVQHVQRPQQQQQQFVVLQTVAQPQPQQQVVMIPAVNTQPVRQQVRTGGMRVPGQSVVTVRA